One segment of Nitrospirota bacterium DNA contains the following:
- a CDS encoding nucleotidyltransferase domain-containing protein, with amino-acid sequence MSIAERWKGYKDLPENIIDRLNDRKEFWERNKDVLLVYLFGSLSEKGSGNDIDLAILFEKRASYRRITELLEDLYKILGTQRIDIVDLGRASPVFKFDVLKTGKLLFARDTEILNNFEHKVIKEHMDMGYLRRIQKWYLREKVLNKG; translated from the coding sequence ATGTCTATAGCAGAGAGATGGAAGGGATATAAAGATTTGCCTGAGAATATCATTGACAGACTCAATGATAGAAAAGAATTCTGGGAAAGAAATAAAGATGTACTTCTGGTATATCTGTTTGGCTCTTTATCTGAAAAAGGCAGTGGTAATGATATTGACCTTGCGATACTTTTTGAGAAAAGAGCCTCTTATAGAAGGATTACCGAACTACTGGAGGATTTATACAAAATTCTTGGCACTCAAAGGATAGATATAGTGGATTTAGGAAGGGCGAGTCCTGTATTTAAGTTTGATGTGCTAAAGACTGGTAAACTTCTTTTTGCAAGAGATACAGAAATACTTAACAACTTTGAACATAAAGTCATTAAAGAACATATGGATATGGGTTATCTCAGGAGGATTCAGAAGTGGTATTTAAGAGAGAAAGTATTGAACAAAGGCTGA
- the pseG gene encoding UDP-2,4-diacetamido-2,4,6-trideoxy-beta-L-altropyranose hydrolase: protein MNKTVCIRVDGSVEIGTGHIIRCLSLADELSVKGYKTIFCTREFEQGLVKKILDRGYKVSVIDVDATLEEDKKHLINFAKSHNTKIIITDNYHFRNNYLRGLKENFKVLVSIDDIGDTFFYSDILINQNINATPEMYDGKTKNGTKLLLGPTYAMLRPEFKKYHNQPRESGKVKNILVTLGGGDPENQTLKVLKALEMVRGDFSVTTVIGVSNRNRAIIRDYVATVRKDIKLLENVSDMAELMREADIAIGAGGSTSWEFCCLGIPMIVIFFADNQRGIAEGLYERGIAINLGYYKYISENDIKVAVENLINNPYKREIMSLKGKEIVDGKGAERVVGEIIRRIKD, encoded by the coding sequence ATGAATAAAACAGTTTGCATACGAGTTGATGGTTCAGTAGAGATAGGCACAGGGCATATTATCAGATGTCTTTCTCTCGCGGATGAGTTATCGGTGAAAGGATATAAAACAATATTTTGTACAAGAGAATTTGAACAGGGACTGGTAAAGAAAATCTTAGATAGAGGTTATAAGGTCTCAGTCATTGATGTTGACGCCACATTGGAAGAAGATAAAAAACACCTCATCAATTTTGCTAAATCACATAATACTAAGATAATAATTACAGATAACTACCATTTCAGAAATAACTATCTCAGGGGTCTAAAAGAAAATTTTAAGGTTCTGGTAAGTATTGATGATATTGGAGATACTTTTTTCTACAGTGATATTCTTATAAACCAGAATATAAATGCAACTCCAGAAATGTACGATGGTAAAACCAAAAATGGGACTAAACTGCTTTTGGGTCCTACTTATGCGATGCTGAGACCTGAGTTTAAGAAATATCATAACCAGCCAAGAGAGTCTGGTAAGGTAAAAAATATACTTGTTACACTTGGTGGAGGTGACCCTGAGAACCAGACACTGAAAGTACTAAAGGCATTGGAAATGGTCAGAGGTGATTTTTCTGTTACTACGGTTATTGGCGTGAGTAACCGTAATAGAGCGATTATTAGAGATTATGTTGCAACAGTTAGGAAAGATATTAAGTTGCTTGAAAATGTTTCCGATATGGCAGAGTTGATGCGCGAAGCAGATATAGCCATAGGTGCCGGTGGGTCTACAAGTTGGGAATTTTGCTGTCTCGGGATACCGATGATTGTTATCTTTTTTGCAGACAACCAAAGAGGAATTGCTGAGGGGCTTTATGAAAGAGGGATTGCGATAAATCTTGGTTATTATAAATATATAAGTGAGAATGATATAAAGGTTGCAGTGGAGAATTTAATAAATAATCCTTACAAAAGGGAGATAATGAGCCTAAAAGGTAAAGAGATTGTTGATGGTAAAGGTGCTGAGAGGGTTGTAGGAGAGATAATAAGAAGGATTAAGGATTAG
- a CDS encoding DUF86 domain-containing protein — protein sequence MVFKRESIEQRLKKLIELYKFFDLHKSITFERLQKDITLSFAVERASALAAEIIIDVLAHILSSDSNIFPDTYEETIKLSYRNKIISEKLYKNIKGLGGYRNILIHEYLVLDYNEVYKNFKKLVKVIPSFEREILLYIDRKSN from the coding sequence GTGGTATTTAAGAGAGAAAGTATTGAACAAAGGCTGAAAAAACTCATAGAGCTTTATAAGTTTTTTGACCTTCATAAATCAATAACCTTTGAGCGGTTACAGAAAGATATAACACTTAGCTTTGCGGTTGAAAGGGCATCTGCTCTTGCTGCTGAAATAATTATAGATGTGCTTGCACATATACTTTCATCTGATAGCAATATTTTCCCTGATACATATGAAGAGACAATAAAGTTATCATATAGAAATAAAATAATCTCAGAGAAATTATATAAAAATATTAAAGGACTTGGAGGCTATAGAAATATTCTGATTCACGAATATCTGGTGCTTGATTATAATGAGGTATATAAAAATTTCAAGAAACTTGTTAAGGTGATTCCATCCTTTGAAAGAGAAATCCTACTTTATATAGACAGAAAAAGCAATTAA